A region of uncultured Anaeromusa sp. DNA encodes the following proteins:
- the lspA gene encoding signal peptidase II translates to MLKVFAWGMTLVMADQLIKKLFSGTMQLGESIPVLPGIFHLTYIQNPGAAFGLLENQTLLFIAIAAFLLAFIAFAYKELAAQGIWVRYGMSLLAGGAVGNLLDRVRLGAVIDYLDFRIWPIFNLADIGICLGAALIVWGLLREEGREASNDRR, encoded by the coding sequence GTGTTGAAGGTTTTTGCTTGGGGTATGACACTGGTCATGGCCGATCAATTAATAAAGAAGTTGTTTTCAGGGACTATGCAGTTAGGCGAATCCATTCCGGTGCTGCCTGGCATCTTTCATTTGACGTATATCCAAAATCCAGGGGCTGCTTTTGGGCTTTTGGAAAATCAAACCTTGCTTTTTATTGCTATTGCTGCTTTTTTACTAGCTTTTATAGCTTTTGCCTATAAGGAATTGGCGGCGCAGGGGATATGGGTTCGCTATGGGATGAGTTTGCTGGCCGGCGGTGCGGTAGGAAATCTGCTGGATCGAGTTCGGTTGGGGGCGGTTATTGATTATTTGGATTTTCGTATCTGGCCTATTTTTAATTTAGCAGATATTGGTATTTGTCTGGGAGCGGCTCTGATTGTTTGGGGCTTGCTGCGAGAGGAAGG